The genomic window TACTCGCTTTTTCGAGATGGTTTTGGGCCATGCTTTTATCATCTCTGTTAAGGCTGCGCTGTAGCAACTGAATATACCCTTTTACACTGGTTAAAGGTGTTTTTAGCTCATGACTGGCAATACTGATAAATTCGTCTTTTTTATGTTCGGCCTGTTTTCGGAACTCGATTTCTTCAAGCAATTTTTCCTGCACCTCGTTAAGTTTTCTATTCTGCTCGTAAATGCGATAAAATGTTTTTATTTTAAGGAGCAGCACATTAATATCAACGGGCTTCGTAATGTAATCCAGTCCACCGCTCAGGTACCCTTTGGTAATAAATTTTAACTCTGTATTTACAGCAGAAAGGAATATAATGGCGGTATCTTTTGCCTTACTAAAACCAGAAATGGTTTCGGCTACCTCGAAGCCATCCATATCTGGCATTTGGACATCGAGAATAATCAGGACATAGTTATTTTTTAAAACTTTTTTCAGCGCTTCTTCGCCAGACGATGCGGTATCAACCTCAAAACTGTGTGCCTGTAATACTTTCTGTAACGAGATCAGGTTTTCGGGCCTGTCATCAACTATAAGGATCATCTTTTATTAAAAAAAATAAGAAGCCGGGATAATTATGTTTGGTTCTGAGATAAAAACCTCATTAACTGTAAACAAACAATGCGCTTTTAAAAAAGTTTTTATTTTTTTATAAATTGTTTGAATTAAAAGTATCGCCCTGTTTAATATCTCCTGTTTCGAAGCCTTTTTTAAACCAATACATCCGTTGTGCGGAGGTCCCATGGGTAAAAGAATCTGGCTGAACATCACCAGTGGCCTGTTTCTGCAATTTATCATCGCCTATGGCATTGGCAGCATTTAATGCTTCTTCTATATCTCCTTCATCCAATTTAAAATCTTTAAGGTTCTGGGCATTATGCGCCCAAAGTCCGGCAAAAAAATCGGCTTGTAGCTCTAATTTCACCGATAAACGGTTATATTCTTTTTCGCTCACCTGGCCACGTGCCTGATCTAGTTTTTCCGAAATTCCCAATAAATTTTGAACATGATGGCCTACCTCATGTGCAATTACATAAGCCTGTGCAAAATCTCCGGCAGCGCCGAAACGGTTTTTTAAATCATCGTAAAATGATAGATCGATATAAACTTTATGATCGCCAGGGCAGTAAAACGGACCTACATTGGCTCCTGCATTGCCACAGGCGGTTTGCACAGCTTCTCTAAATAGTCTGAGTTTAGGATACTCATACTGTTTGCCCATCGCCTGAAATTCTTTATCCCATACTTGCTCGGTTGATTCCAATACACCCGATACAAACTGTGCCTGTGGATCGTTAGCAGGAACGCCCTGCTTAACTTCC from Flavobacterium sp. W4I14 includes these protein-coding regions:
- a CDS encoding two-component system sensor histidine kinase/response regulator (product_source=KO:K11527; cath_funfam=1.10.287.130,3.30.565.10,3.40.50.2300; cog=COG0642; ko=KO:K11527; pfam=PF00072,PF00512,PF02518; smart=SM00387,SM00388,SM00448; superfamily=52172,55874), yielding MILIVDDRPENLISLQKVLQAHSFEVDTASSGEEALKKVLKNNYVLIILDVQMPDMDGFEVAETISGFSKAKDTAIIFLSAVNTELKFITKGYLSGGLDYITKPVDINVLLLKIKTFYRIYEQNRKLNEVQEKLLEEIEFRKQAEHKKDEFISIASHELKTPLTSVKGYIQLLQRSLNRDDKSMAQNHLEKASTQLEKLNELIVDLLDISKIESGKMKFNMKSFYADNMVNNAIEMLQQSNPDFKISKLGKTDEMIFGDEMRLEQVVINFITNAIKYAPGTNQVNVTTHIKDEKLYLAVKDFGIGISKEQQHKIFDKFYRVEDNSNRFNGLGIGLYICSEIINRHGGTIGVNSVPDEGSEFYFIIPTTEEEILKNQI
- a CDS encoding putative metalloprotease (product_source=COG2321; cog=COG2321; ko=KO:K07054; pfam=PF04228; superfamily=55486; transmembrane_helix_parts=Inside_1_16,TMhelix_17_39,Outside_40_280) is translated as MQWFGKGSNNVEDGRSGGGGKTILGGGVGIIIVVLGLIFGKDLTGLVSQLPATTGTEEVKQGVPANDPQAQFVSGVLESTEQVWDKEFQAMGKQYEYPKLRLFREAVQTACGNAGANVGPFYCPGDHKVYIDLSFYDDLKNRFGAAGDFAQAYVIAHEVGHHVQNLLGISEKLDQARGQVSEKEYNRLSVKLELQADFFAGLWAHNAQNLKDFKLDEGDIEEALNAANAIGDDKLQKQATGDVQPDSFTHGTSAQRMYWFKKGFETGDIKQGDTFNSNNL